The Apium graveolens cultivar Ventura chromosome 11, ASM990537v1, whole genome shotgun sequence genome has a window encoding:
- the LOC141698088 gene encoding histone deacetylase 9 isoform X1, giving the protein MRSKDKISYFYDGDVGSVYFGPNHPMKPHRLCMTHHLVLSYDLHKKMEIYRPHKAYPVELAQFHSADYVEFLHRINPDTLNLYPNELAKYNLGEDCPVFENLFEFCQIYAGGTIDAARRLNNQLCDIAINWAGGLHHAKKCEASGFCYINDLVLGILELLKYHARVLYIDIDVHHGDGVEEAFYFTDRVMTVSFHKYGDLFFPGTGEVKEIGEREGKFYAINVPLKDGIDDASFNRLFKTIISKVVETYLPGAIVLQCGADSLAGDRLGCFNLSIDGHAECVRFVKKFNLPLLVTGGGGYTKENVARCWAVETGVLLDTDLPNEIPENEYSKYFAPDYSLKIPGGHIENLNSKSYLGTIKMQVMENLRCIQHAPGVQMQEVPPDFYIPDFDEDEQDPDERMDQQTQDKHIHRDDEYYEGDNDNDHNIEGG; this is encoded by the exons GAGATGTCGGTAGTGTTTACTTTGGGCCAAACCATCCAATGAAGCCGCATAGATTATGCATGACTCATCATTTGGTTCTCTCTTATGATCTTCACAAAAAGATGGAAATATAT AGACCTCACAAAGCATATCCCGTCGAGCTTGCTCAATTTCATTCAGCTGATTATGTGGAGTTCTTGCACCGCATAAACCCTGACACGCTCAATCTGTATCCGAATGAATTGGCAAAAT ATAATCTTGGAGAAGATTGTCCTGTTTTTGAGAACTTATTTGAGTTCTGTCAAATTTATGCTGGTGGAACGATAG ATGCTGCACGTAGACTGAACAATCAGCTCTGCGACATTGCTATAAATTGGGCTGGTGGACTACACCATGCCAAGAAGTGTGAAGCATCTGGATTTTGTTACATCAACGACTTGGTTCTAGGGATTTTGGAGCTTCTAAAGTATCATGCACGTGTCCTATACATTGATATAGATGTTCATCACGGAGATGGTGTAGAAGAAGCCTTTTACTTCACTGATAG GGTTATGACCGTTAGTTTTCACAAGTATGGGGATTTGTTCTTTCCTGGAACTGGCGAAGTGAAG GAAATAGGAGAGAGAGAAGGGAAATTTTATGCTATTAATGTTCCTCTCAAGGACGGGATAGACGATGCCAGCTTTAATCGACTTTTCAAGACA ATTATCTCGAAGGTCGTTGAAACATATTTACCTGGGGCGATAGTTCTACAATGTGGTGCTGATTCACTTGCCGGTGACCGCTTAGGCTGCTTCAACCTTTCTATTGATG GGCATGCTGAATGTGTCAGGTTCGTGAAAAAGTTTAATCTGCCATTACTG GTAACTGGAGGAGGGGGTTATACAAAAGAGAATGTTGCTAGATGTTGGGCTGTTGAAACAGGGGTTCTCTTGGACACCGACCTTCCAAATG AAATACCAGAGAATGAATATAGTAAATATTTCGCCCCAGATTATTCTCTGAAGATTCCAGGGGGGCACATA GAAAACTTAAATAGCAAATCTTATCTTGGAACAATAAAAATGCAAGTGATGGAAAACCTCCGCTGCATCCAACATGCTCCAGGTGTACAGATGCAGGAG GTTCCACCTGATTTTTATATTcctgattttgatgaggatgagCAGGACCCTGATGAACGCATGGATC AACAAACCCAAGACAAACACATCCATCGTGATGATGAATATTATGAAGGTGATAACGATAATGATCACAATATAGAAGGTGGCTAA
- the LOC141698088 gene encoding histone deacetylase 9 isoform X2 encodes MIFTKRWKYMLRPHKAYPVELAQFHSADYVEFLHRINPDTLNLYPNELAKYNLGEDCPVFENLFEFCQIYAGGTIDAARRLNNQLCDIAINWAGGLHHAKKCEASGFCYINDLVLGILELLKYHARVLYIDIDVHHGDGVEEAFYFTDRVMTVSFHKYGDLFFPGTGEVKEIGEREGKFYAINVPLKDGIDDASFNRLFKTIISKVVETYLPGAIVLQCGADSLAGDRLGCFNLSIDGHAECVRFVKKFNLPLLVTGGGGYTKENVARCWAVETGVLLDTDLPNEIPENEYSKYFAPDYSLKIPGGHIENLNSKSYLGTIKMQVMENLRCIQHAPGVQMQEVPPDFYIPDFDEDEQDPDERMDQQTQDKHIHRDDEYYEGDNDNDHNIEGG; translated from the exons ATGATCTTCACAAAAAGATGGAAATATATGTTA AGACCTCACAAAGCATATCCCGTCGAGCTTGCTCAATTTCATTCAGCTGATTATGTGGAGTTCTTGCACCGCATAAACCCTGACACGCTCAATCTGTATCCGAATGAATTGGCAAAAT ATAATCTTGGAGAAGATTGTCCTGTTTTTGAGAACTTATTTGAGTTCTGTCAAATTTATGCTGGTGGAACGATAG ATGCTGCACGTAGACTGAACAATCAGCTCTGCGACATTGCTATAAATTGGGCTGGTGGACTACACCATGCCAAGAAGTGTGAAGCATCTGGATTTTGTTACATCAACGACTTGGTTCTAGGGATTTTGGAGCTTCTAAAGTATCATGCACGTGTCCTATACATTGATATAGATGTTCATCACGGAGATGGTGTAGAAGAAGCCTTTTACTTCACTGATAG GGTTATGACCGTTAGTTTTCACAAGTATGGGGATTTGTTCTTTCCTGGAACTGGCGAAGTGAAG GAAATAGGAGAGAGAGAAGGGAAATTTTATGCTATTAATGTTCCTCTCAAGGACGGGATAGACGATGCCAGCTTTAATCGACTTTTCAAGACA ATTATCTCGAAGGTCGTTGAAACATATTTACCTGGGGCGATAGTTCTACAATGTGGTGCTGATTCACTTGCCGGTGACCGCTTAGGCTGCTTCAACCTTTCTATTGATG GGCATGCTGAATGTGTCAGGTTCGTGAAAAAGTTTAATCTGCCATTACTG GTAACTGGAGGAGGGGGTTATACAAAAGAGAATGTTGCTAGATGTTGGGCTGTTGAAACAGGGGTTCTCTTGGACACCGACCTTCCAAATG AAATACCAGAGAATGAATATAGTAAATATTTCGCCCCAGATTATTCTCTGAAGATTCCAGGGGGGCACATA GAAAACTTAAATAGCAAATCTTATCTTGGAACAATAAAAATGCAAGTGATGGAAAACCTCCGCTGCATCCAACATGCTCCAGGTGTACAGATGCAGGAG GTTCCACCTGATTTTTATATTcctgattttgatgaggatgagCAGGACCCTGATGAACGCATGGATC AACAAACCCAAGACAAACACATCCATCGTGATGATGAATATTATGAAGGTGATAACGATAATGATCACAATATAGAAGGTGGCTAA
- the LOC141698088 gene encoding histone deacetylase 17 isoform X3 produces MWCTLRSSTLEEIGEREGKFYAINVPLKDGIDDASFNRLFKTIISKVVETYLPGAIVLQCGADSLAGDRLGCFNLSIDGHAECVRFVKKFNLPLLVTGGGGYTKENVARCWAVETGVLLDTDLPNEIPENEYSKYFAPDYSLKIPGGHIENLNSKSYLGTIKMQVMENLRCIQHAPGVQMQEVPPDFYIPDFDEDEQDPDERMDQQTQDKHIHRDDEYYEGDNDNDHNIEGG; encoded by the exons ATGTGGTGTACCCTGAGGTCTTCGACGTTAGAG GAAATAGGAGAGAGAGAAGGGAAATTTTATGCTATTAATGTTCCTCTCAAGGACGGGATAGACGATGCCAGCTTTAATCGACTTTTCAAGACA ATTATCTCGAAGGTCGTTGAAACATATTTACCTGGGGCGATAGTTCTACAATGTGGTGCTGATTCACTTGCCGGTGACCGCTTAGGCTGCTTCAACCTTTCTATTGATG GGCATGCTGAATGTGTCAGGTTCGTGAAAAAGTTTAATCTGCCATTACTG GTAACTGGAGGAGGGGGTTATACAAAAGAGAATGTTGCTAGATGTTGGGCTGTTGAAACAGGGGTTCTCTTGGACACCGACCTTCCAAATG AAATACCAGAGAATGAATATAGTAAATATTTCGCCCCAGATTATTCTCTGAAGATTCCAGGGGGGCACATA GAAAACTTAAATAGCAAATCTTATCTTGGAACAATAAAAATGCAAGTGATGGAAAACCTCCGCTGCATCCAACATGCTCCAGGTGTACAGATGCAGGAG GTTCCACCTGATTTTTATATTcctgattttgatgaggatgagCAGGACCCTGATGAACGCATGGATC AACAAACCCAAGACAAACACATCCATCGTGATGATGAATATTATGAAGGTGATAACGATAATGATCACAATATAGAAGGTGGCTAA